Proteins found in one Panicum hallii strain FIL2 chromosome 4, PHallii_v3.1, whole genome shotgun sequence genomic segment:
- the LOC112889737 gene encoding uncharacterized protein LOC112889737 → MRNSKVPATQGLDRFRPRCASNTRFRQLKLSAHSLVQDSPFQMDDIYSLVSSKAPRDLAPEKKRKICEAIRKVLGGVPEVLGIFIQELAFAEDGDPAESSVRRSKRGRTVKSYKEEDEEIEEDLDYEAEEEEDFYSSDERSLGLDSEDEADHATSPTTPSQ, encoded by the exons Atgaggaactcgaaggtgccagcaacacaaggtttagacaggttcaggccgcgatgtgccagcaacacaaggtttagacag CTCAAACTGTCGGCACATTCATTGGTGCAGGACTCTCCTTTCCAAATGGATGACATATATAGCCTTGTATCGTCAAAAGCTCCAAGAGATTTGGCACCAGAG AAGAAGAGGAAAATATGTGAAGCTATAAGGAAAGTTCTCGGTGGTGTCCCAGAGGTGTTAGGTATATTTATTCAAGAATTAGCATTTGCAGAAGATGGGGATCCAGCTGAATCAAGTGTGAGAAGATCAAAGAGGGGGAGGACAGTGAAATCCTAcaaagaagaagatgaagagaTAGAGGAAGATTTAGATTATGAagctgaggaagaagaagattttTACAGCAGCGATGAACGTAGCTTGGGATTGGATTCTGAAGATGAAGCCGACCACGCCACCTCGCCGAccacgccatcccagtga